Proteins encoded together in one Thalassotalea crassostreae window:
- a CDS encoding TonB-dependent receptor domain-containing protein produces MKLSLNKLTKAMSLSLLTSSLLLAQAARAEAEQRVSDQDESQIEVDQSSDSELDESEIEQEVEVIKVTGSRINQTTLEGPLPVEIISADDMLKAGNMTVYDALQNLTQNTGSVTADENSNGFTPNAKVLNFRGLGPQYTLVLINGRRIANYPQAYKSNATVVNVNSVPMAAVERIEVVSTGASAIYGSDAAAAVINVILKKDFEGLSMGGTLGTPDNVDGDSMRFNIVKGFDFDNGNITAVMEYTDSDDIYGPSDMDYPYGTPVMNRGAVVVNALAAQGYDAFYNNIPEDMQPPTYVDPGKDACDSIPGMEYQSRARNEDSSTPGSFGSYCGLDIGKRSTIRNGSEKISAMISSNFDLDNDISVFADFIFTNVQASNDRGYINLQGMVEEPGTTPPLIELPWGTYPGTDFGYQHNLQSVQRLFASEEIGNTGTDFDENAYSFTVGVEGLLMDEYDWEVSYTNSRYTLDTERTLADYKKVEEYFFGENVVNNNGDNVTYLGNPLYDGNSLIDVFTPLDAVMIDDIFGRGKEKNETYSDMVTAVISGEAFDWYAGTVQFAAVLEYMNEGFDYKADEKMEAEDGEGWWNFAGFSGEGDRDRYSVGLEVQVPLLDNLSTTMALRYDEYHSTGPVNGDWTPAISLEYRPMDDLLVRASYSGIFRAPDLQAIYTESSFYTSGIDYLTCYEQQYAPDNITPEDFETGSKEKCFTYNSGFKADKLPASDLKNETGDSYGIGIVWEPIDNLAIKFDYYDTEINNQIQQASSNGLLYDEFLCAYEDEVTGNVTFGCEKVNQLVNRGPNEPGFGQTNIEKVNTTPFNLAMHRQTGTDAKISYRFETADYGFFNTSIAHTGIISTERDTIEGDGIKPTEYHDELWNNEPIDTIVGTLGWAYEDFTANVTVRYQSGLGPRRRAELVNENGDPRYFDSDGKEVDYVDLNEDGQPVDAEGEVIENVNTKLSNKRLDPYITTNLVLGYTFNEGDTRVNFTVNNLFDENSPEDDSWSYNEWPWYNISAYAGSAIGREFYLGFEHNF; encoded by the coding sequence ATGAAATTAAGCTTAAACAAGTTAACAAAGGCTATGAGCCTCTCGCTGTTAACTTCATCCTTGTTGCTCGCACAAGCGGCAAGAGCAGAAGCCGAACAACGCGTATCCGATCAAGATGAATCACAAATCGAAGTTGACCAATCGTCAGACTCAGAGCTTGACGAGTCTGAAATAGAACAAGAAGTTGAAGTCATCAAGGTTACAGGTTCTCGAATTAATCAAACGACTTTAGAGGGGCCTCTACCTGTTGAGATCATCAGTGCTGATGATATGCTAAAAGCCGGTAATATGACGGTTTATGATGCATTACAAAACTTAACTCAAAATACAGGCTCGGTAACCGCCGATGAAAATTCAAATGGTTTTACGCCAAACGCTAAAGTATTAAACTTTCGTGGTTTAGGCCCTCAATATACGCTTGTACTTATCAATGGTCGTCGAATCGCCAATTACCCACAAGCGTACAAGTCTAATGCAACCGTGGTAAATGTTAACTCAGTGCCTATGGCGGCAGTTGAGCGCATTGAAGTCGTTTCAACTGGTGCTTCTGCAATCTATGGTTCCGATGCTGCAGCAGCCGTTATTAACGTGATTTTGAAGAAAGACTTTGAAGGTCTTTCAATGGGCGGAACTTTGGGCACACCTGATAATGTTGATGGCGATTCAATGCGCTTTAACATTGTAAAAGGTTTTGATTTTGATAACGGCAATATCACCGCGGTTATGGAGTACACAGATTCTGATGATATTTATGGTCCGTCTGATATGGATTATCCATATGGTACGCCAGTGATGAATCGTGGTGCGGTTGTCGTCAATGCTTTAGCTGCACAAGGTTATGATGCTTTTTATAACAACATTCCTGAAGATATGCAGCCGCCAACGTATGTTGATCCTGGAAAAGACGCCTGTGATTCTATTCCTGGAATGGAATACCAAAGCCGTGCACGAAATGAAGATAGCAGCACACCAGGTTCATTTGGTAGCTACTGTGGTCTAGATATCGGTAAACGCAGTACCATTCGAAATGGCTCTGAAAAAATCTCTGCGATGATTTCAAGTAACTTTGATCTTGATAATGATATTAGCGTTTTCGCCGACTTTATTTTTACCAATGTTCAAGCAAGTAACGACCGAGGCTATATAAACCTACAGGGTATGGTTGAAGAGCCTGGCACAACACCACCATTAATTGAATTACCATGGGGTACTTATCCTGGTACCGATTTTGGTTATCAACATAACCTGCAATCAGTTCAGCGCTTATTTGCCTCTGAAGAAATCGGTAACACCGGTACTGACTTTGATGAAAATGCGTACAGTTTTACTGTTGGCGTTGAAGGTCTGTTGATGGATGAATACGATTGGGAAGTAAGCTACACCAATTCTCGTTACACCTTAGACACCGAGCGTACACTAGCAGATTATAAAAAAGTTGAAGAGTATTTCTTTGGTGAGAACGTAGTAAATAACAACGGTGACAATGTCACTTATCTAGGTAATCCATTGTACGATGGTAACAGCCTAATCGATGTTTTTACGCCTCTTGATGCTGTAATGATTGATGACATCTTTGGTCGTGGTAAAGAGAAAAACGAAACCTATTCAGATATGGTCACCGCGGTTATTTCTGGTGAAGCATTTGATTGGTACGCAGGGACTGTGCAGTTTGCTGCCGTATTAGAATACATGAATGAAGGTTTTGATTATAAAGCCGATGAAAAAATGGAAGCTGAAGACGGCGAAGGTTGGTGGAATTTTGCTGGTTTCTCCGGTGAAGGTGATCGCGATCGTTACTCTGTTGGTCTAGAAGTTCAAGTTCCATTATTAGATAACTTAAGTACCACAATGGCACTTCGTTATGACGAATATCATTCAACTGGCCCTGTAAACGGGGACTGGACACCTGCAATAAGTCTTGAGTACCGTCCAATGGATGACTTATTGGTGCGTGCATCTTATTCAGGTATCTTCCGTGCTCCTGATCTACAAGCAATATACACAGAAAGCTCATTCTACACGTCTGGTATCGACTACTTAACGTGTTACGAGCAACAATATGCACCGGATAACATTACGCCAGAAGACTTTGAAACTGGTAGTAAGGAAAAATGTTTTACCTATAACTCTGGTTTTAAAGCTGACAAATTACCTGCTTCAGATTTAAAAAATGAAACCGGTGATTCATACGGTATCGGTATTGTTTGGGAGCCAATCGATAATTTAGCAATTAAGTTTGATTACTACGACACTGAAATCAATAACCAGATCCAACAAGCAAGCTCAAACGGTCTTTTATACGACGAGTTTTTATGTGCCTATGAAGATGAAGTAACTGGCAACGTGACTTTTGGTTGTGAAAAAGTAAATCAATTGGTAAATCGCGGTCCAAATGAACCAGGTTTTGGCCAAACCAACATCGAAAAAGTAAATACCACACCATTTAACTTAGCAATGCACCGTCAAACCGGTACAGACGCGAAAATAAGCTACCGCTTTGAAACAGCAGATTATGGCTTTTTCAATACCAGCATTGCCCACACAGGTATCATCAGCACCGAGCGAGATACCATCGAAGGTGATGGTATCAAACCGACTGAATATCATGATGAGCTTTGGAATAACGAACCTATCGACACCATTGTTGGTACGTTAGGTTGGGCTTATGAAGATTTTACCGCCAACGTAACGGTTCGTTACCAAAGTGGTTTAGGCCCGCGTCGTCGTGCTGAACTGGTAAACGAAAATGGCGACCCTCGATACTTTGATTCTGACGGTAAAGAAGTCGATTACGTTGATCTTAATGAAGATGGTCAACCGGTTGATGCCGAAGGCGAAGTTATCGAAAACGTCAATACCAAACTGTCGAATAAGCGTTTAGACCCATATATCACAACAAATCTAGTTTTAGGGTACACGTTCAATGAAGGTGATACTCGCGTTAACTTTACGGTTAACAACTTATTTGATGAAAACTCACCGGAAGACGACTCTTGGAGCTATAACGAATGGCCATGGTACAACATCAGTGCTTATGCCGGGTCAGCGATAGGTCGTGAGTTTTATTTAGGATTTGAACACAACTTTTAA
- a CDS encoding S8 family serine peptidase encodes MKLKQIAIAATSTLYMSAVAAAAVSLPVVENRIDLPDFQQSDLPEYLKQAPVFEHQQVFGNSESKFAQVNRLTGLPMTNGANIQYNRKDKFVPEDGIEGVQQYFVSLHDRPAAQYTGGIPGLAATHLATVAQEHIDSNITTFKEGNEINLKRLKASDEYKTRVANYKEYIASKQAEFIDSAYDFGFSIQAETQYDVAVNAFTTSMTQEEAIKLAELSSVKGIHRVTLHQIQGFTDARNDVAGVHDIIDSYAAWDLDAKGEGIIVGVADTGINTDHPSFADFDGHRFYTDRSGITWETADAVPYDHVNPWGAGNYVGDCLKDGFEHMCNDKLIGVRSYTRLTDQYSKTALIDHVMDKAGLDYNDLYSESGKFYAVPPVGEDHAGHGSHTAGTAAGNNLKSIKHHYREIDGPGLAASREAIGNVTGVAPRANVIAYQVCISANSNSGYAGCLLDVMLETVEDVIEDGVDVLNWSLGGAPYDAWEHPLGQAFLSAYESGVHINVAAGNSGYQGTVKHSAPWITTVGATQTNRKEVFTNTSDLSQGADLQASIDGQAYDLVSSQRMFSISGEHDNGRAVLGEFMGACVENDCSEAPVCKIGFEMLDDGLCYQECTEDEFRNPDTLACNSFGIEDLPDQKDPANCLIGTEWVDINDVSTGAEWGCLDINREVPANYTTRESICPDNVYGGDDAVFPSLTDTGSPYWQQAAQRFYCPGIDYDDAHPNYRGRLGGSYGIVCAYGVEYYWETEFSNGLTRNNKDTIVYWDGDDCKDSDEENCVPEDRDGDGENSTIDEPTLGQCRVKAPDDRDYDNYDLRYGNSSGPAPATQAFGLVSERPVLTDYVAPEPLIKQSRSKTSASTQATVVGIAPELRVFEGDLYCENLDEWRDPSDVTKPYNFDDAIVFCARGTGNNIDFNQKSKNVQEVAERDAINAGRSEEEVNASIVVYNDSQFYSSLFNFPSRIPFVQIQKESWENDFEPFFKGGEISEPSSLVELQRERRLTITSLYSEIQRIEEDDDRYDHVLANFTSKGPHYFIEDLMPVQVMAPGVNIFAAWTDNAVLDKGYNSADFGFANGTSMATPVVSGAFAIFKQARPNWTNAERQSALTMTSKEVIYTEEFINEADYDADNPDHSKSSTLVPKTNEEGELVFDADGNLEMIEIAIYKRIVNVNSWHVGTGLIDLDAAINTGLVLDETLDKMLAANPSAGGDARQLNMPYMFDGSCPETCTWLRTFKAKRSGSWSINIDKFESAVEIESSIDSFTLDAGETVTVMFTAKIDRAIAQSQYQYVIDGSGFTGGEVEIVATDPSIPTLRLPVGVSLDTDTLPTLVKAESTSTVGRYPIDLSMPAMSTDELSTKLYHQNNTSYIDTDENGELATSSFGVTELQASTGYGQTWIGRTELNLDQSRRNFDFETAHNDPSIKLVWVDVPEDTKMLVVDTIRKVSTNAHTSAELRVHSGTLMMVVGRDIVEPGRINPLQEITCASVAENLENFCYIVDPQPGKYWVLMQNTNDLAPFGIDWLKDTYDYAISVVSADASPNLILDAPETANPAQDILQMDLVYSIDTKEHEVSYALAELYSNEYATSADMGSVPIRLYRKEEPVSVTFNRTNKIETQENAFSASPGSYVKVELDVAANHSGYDRAVNVNVNLPEGVTYVRNAISGDVRFVTGYAESENGEGMSLSLYQPNTHRLGKGYIQSTNINPEDPKNSNHPYVLNGTHNYDAQCRTPAVGNYANGTSTEGGYVDIINLNPAYGRTMFGEDTYVDLEQLFNFDSQRNYDLNLYDGPRSHTEFKVSPSGYISAGYGMTEDTKYFGPTVYPFNEVLLAPLFRKGIRYNQTVDLKSTRDLLPNESINTVEGMTMAVFADGIEWKLLVEWDNAYTVQGDQDYGDSMDFQAWFDIEHSYKAGAYEVMFAYDNLDMLPPLDNFQRNDAIGMQGLDSDRHFFGLINPPRREFFAYNNIEEVLYDDLVVCYDYYGPDYSESSFIFWVRVDDDTAGKDLNIEIEKQIASSTVITDYTISVPSQITIADFNQVIVEQGSTVTMPVYYADSNLTANSVNAYADHLNVSVDGNEPGAMLTIDAACSFTGDTTVTVEIADMHNNSDVATKDIDVRVIAKSGYSADECSTLRPDDETESEVEANADDDSGSSGGSFGFLLLLALAGFRFRKVNG; translated from the coding sequence GTGAAATTAAAGCAAATCGCTATAGCTGCCACATCGACGCTTTATATGAGCGCAGTAGCTGCTGCCGCAGTGTCTTTACCTGTAGTAGAAAACAGAATTGATTTACCAGATTTTCAACAATCAGATTTACCAGAATATTTGAAACAAGCTCCTGTATTTGAGCATCAACAAGTATTTGGTAATTCAGAGTCAAAGTTTGCACAAGTAAACCGTCTTACCGGCTTACCGATGACAAACGGCGCTAACATTCAATATAACCGCAAGGATAAGTTTGTCCCAGAAGACGGTATTGAAGGTGTTCAACAATATTTCGTAAGTTTACATGATCGTCCTGCCGCGCAATATACCGGTGGTATACCTGGACTTGCTGCGACACATCTTGCGACAGTAGCTCAAGAACATATCGACAGTAATATCACGACCTTTAAAGAAGGTAATGAAATTAACTTAAAACGATTAAAAGCCTCTGACGAATATAAAACTCGAGTTGCAAATTACAAAGAATATATTGCCAGTAAACAAGCTGAATTTATTGATAGTGCCTATGATTTTGGTTTCTCAATTCAAGCGGAAACACAATACGATGTTGCGGTAAACGCTTTTACTACGTCAATGACTCAAGAAGAAGCGATTAAACTTGCTGAATTATCGTCAGTTAAAGGTATTCATCGTGTAACCTTGCATCAAATCCAAGGTTTTACTGACGCTAGAAACGACGTTGCTGGTGTTCACGATATTATTGACTCATACGCTGCTTGGGATCTTGATGCCAAAGGCGAGGGCATTATTGTTGGTGTTGCTGATACAGGCATTAATACCGATCACCCTTCATTTGCCGATTTTGATGGTCACAGGTTTTATACTGACCGAAGCGGTATCACTTGGGAAACAGCTGACGCGGTACCTTATGATCACGTTAACCCGTGGGGTGCAGGCAATTACGTTGGTGATTGTTTGAAAGATGGTTTTGAGCATATGTGTAACGACAAACTAATTGGTGTTCGTTCATATACCCGTTTAACCGATCAATATAGTAAAACTGCATTAATCGACCATGTAATGGATAAAGCAGGTCTTGATTACAACGATCTTTATTCTGAAAGTGGTAAGTTTTATGCGGTGCCACCAGTTGGTGAAGATCACGCAGGTCATGGTTCTCATACTGCCGGTACTGCCGCTGGTAACAACCTAAAAAGTATAAAACATCACTACCGTGAAATTGACGGTCCAGGTCTTGCTGCATCTCGTGAAGCAATCGGTAATGTTACCGGGGTTGCACCACGAGCCAATGTAATAGCCTATCAAGTATGTATCTCTGCCAACTCTAATTCAGGTTACGCAGGTTGTCTATTGGATGTAATGCTAGAAACCGTTGAAGATGTGATTGAAGATGGTGTTGACGTATTAAACTGGTCACTAGGTGGTGCACCGTATGATGCATGGGAACACCCATTAGGACAAGCGTTCCTATCGGCCTATGAATCAGGTGTTCATATCAACGTAGCTGCGGGTAACAGTGGTTATCAAGGGACGGTAAAACATAGTGCCCCTTGGATCACAACCGTTGGTGCAACGCAGACGAACCGTAAAGAAGTTTTCACTAACACCTCTGACTTAAGTCAAGGTGCTGATTTACAAGCAAGCATAGATGGTCAAGCATATGACTTAGTATCTAGCCAACGCATGTTCAGCATTTCAGGTGAGCACGACAATGGTCGCGCAGTTCTAGGTGAATTTATGGGCGCTTGTGTCGAAAACGACTGTAGTGAAGCTCCTGTATGTAAAATAGGCTTTGAGATGCTTGATGATGGTTTATGTTATCAAGAATGTACTGAAGACGAATTCCGTAATCCAGATACACTTGCGTGTAATAGTTTTGGTATTGAAGATTTGCCTGATCAAAAAGATCCAGCAAATTGTCTTATTGGTACTGAGTGGGTGGACATCAATGATGTGTCTACTGGTGCTGAATGGGGTTGTTTAGATATTAACCGTGAGGTTCCTGCAAACTACACTACACGTGAATCAATCTGTCCAGATAATGTTTATGGTGGTGACGATGCAGTATTCCCATCGTTAACTGATACAGGTTCTCCTTACTGGCAGCAAGCTGCACAGCGTTTCTACTGTCCTGGCATAGATTATGATGATGCGCATCCTAACTACCGCGGACGCCTTGGTGGCTCTTACGGTATCGTTTGTGCCTACGGTGTTGAGTATTATTGGGAAACTGAATTTAGTAACGGTTTAACAAGAAATAACAAAGACACCATCGTTTATTGGGATGGTGATGACTGTAAAGATAGTGATGAAGAAAACTGTGTACCAGAAGATAGAGATGGTGACGGTGAAAACTCTACAATCGATGAGCCAACACTAGGCCAATGTCGCGTTAAAGCGCCAGATGACAGAGATTATGATAACTACGATCTACGTTATGGCAATAGTTCTGGTCCTGCACCAGCAACTCAAGCTTTTGGTTTGGTGTCAGAGCGTCCAGTATTAACTGATTACGTCGCACCAGAGCCATTGATTAAACAATCTCGTTCAAAAACATCAGCTAGCACGCAGGCTACTGTGGTCGGTATTGCGCCAGAATTACGTGTCTTTGAAGGCGATCTTTATTGTGAAAATTTAGATGAGTGGCGCGACCCTAGCGATGTCACTAAACCATATAACTTCGACGATGCTATTGTTTTCTGTGCTCGTGGTACCGGTAATAACATCGACTTTAATCAAAAAAGTAAGAATGTGCAGGAAGTTGCTGAGCGCGACGCGATTAACGCTGGTCGCAGTGAAGAAGAAGTAAATGCGTCGATTGTAGTCTACAACGATAGTCAATTTTATAGCTCTTTATTTAACTTCCCAAGCCGTATTCCATTTGTACAAATACAAAAAGAATCATGGGAAAATGACTTTGAACCTTTCTTTAAAGGCGGTGAAATTAGCGAGCCGAGCAGTCTTGTAGAGTTGCAACGTGAACGTCGTTTAACTATTACCTCTCTATACTCTGAAATTCAGCGCATAGAAGAAGACGACGATCGTTACGATCATGTATTAGCTAATTTTACTTCAAAAGGTCCGCATTACTTCATTGAAGATTTAATGCCGGTACAAGTGATGGCGCCAGGGGTGAATATTTTTGCCGCTTGGACTGATAATGCGGTATTAGATAAAGGTTACAACTCAGCCGACTTTGGTTTTGCTAACGGTACATCAATGGCGACACCGGTTGTTTCAGGCGCATTCGCTATTTTCAAGCAAGCTCGTCCTAATTGGACTAATGCTGAACGTCAATCTGCTTTAACGATGACTTCAAAAGAAGTTATTTATACTGAAGAATTCATAAATGAAGCCGATTACGATGCAGATAATCCAGATCATAGTAAGTCATCAACTCTTGTACCTAAAACGAATGAAGAAGGTGAGCTAGTATTTGATGCCGATGGCAACTTAGAAATGATTGAAATCGCCATCTATAAGAGAATCGTTAACGTTAATTCTTGGCATGTAGGCACAGGTTTAATCGACTTAGATGCAGCAATAAATACTGGTTTAGTCCTAGACGAAACTTTAGACAAGATGCTGGCTGCTAACCCAAGTGCTGGTGGCGATGCGCGTCAATTAAATATGCCATACATGTTTGATGGTAGTTGTCCTGAAACTTGTACTTGGTTACGTACATTTAAAGCAAAACGCTCTGGTAGCTGGTCAATTAACATTGATAAATTTGAATCGGCAGTTGAAATTGAATCTTCAATCGATAGCTTCACATTAGACGCAGGCGAAACGGTAACTGTTATGTTTACTGCGAAAATTGACCGTGCAATTGCTCAAAGTCAATACCAGTACGTAATAGACGGCTCTGGCTTTACCGGTGGTGAAGTAGAAATTGTTGCAACTGACCCATCGATTCCAACACTGAGATTACCTGTGGGTGTATCACTAGATACGGACACATTACCAACATTAGTGAAAGCGGAATCAACATCAACAGTAGGGCGTTATCCGATTGATTTAAGTATGCCGGCGATGTCAACAGATGAACTAAGCACTAAGCTTTATCATCAAAACAATACGTCGTATATCGATACTGATGAAAATGGAGAATTAGCGACGTCATCTTTTGGTGTGACTGAGTTACAAGCATCTACTGGCTATGGACAAACTTGGATTGGTCGTACTGAGCTAAACCTCGATCAATCTCGACGTAACTTTGACTTTGAGACTGCACATAATGACCCTTCAATTAAACTTGTTTGGGTAGATGTGCCAGAAGACACTAAGATGTTAGTTGTCGATACCATTCGTAAGGTATCAACTAACGCTCACACATCTGCTGAATTACGTGTGCACTCAGGTACATTAATGATGGTTGTTGGTCGCGATATCGTTGAACCAGGCCGAATTAATCCATTACAAGAAATCACCTGTGCTTCGGTTGCTGAAAACTTAGAAAACTTCTGTTACATCGTAGATCCACAACCTGGTAAGTACTGGGTGTTAATGCAAAATACCAATGATCTTGCGCCATTCGGAATAGATTGGCTGAAAGATACTTATGACTATGCAATTTCTGTCGTAAGCGCTGATGCGTCACCAAACTTAATTTTGGATGCACCAGAAACAGCGAATCCTGCACAGGATATATTGCAGATGGACTTGGTATACAGCATAGATACAAAAGAACATGAAGTAAGCTACGCATTAGCAGAGCTATACTCGAATGAATATGCGACTTCTGCCGACATGGGCTCAGTGCCAATTCGTTTGTACCGTAAGGAAGAGCCGGTAAGTGTTACTTTCAATCGTACTAATAAAATTGAAACCCAAGAGAATGCTTTTTCAGCTTCACCAGGAAGTTATGTAAAAGTTGAATTAGATGTTGCGGCAAACCATTCAGGTTACGATCGTGCGGTAAACGTTAATGTTAACTTGCCTGAAGGCGTAACATACGTGCGCAACGCAATTAGCGGTGATGTGCGTTTTGTAACCGGATACGCTGAGTCTGAAAATGGCGAAGGTATGTCGTTAAGTCTATACCAGCCTAATACTCATCGTTTAGGTAAAGGTTATATTCAAAGTACAAACATTAATCCGGAAGATCCGAAGAATTCGAATCATCCATATGTGTTAAACGGCACCCATAACTACGATGCACAGTGTCGAACGCCAGCTGTTGGTAATTACGCGAATGGCACATCAACAGAAGGTGGATATGTCGATATTATTAACCTAAATCCAGCTTACGGTAGAACTATGTTTGGCGAAGATACCTATGTCGACCTTGAGCAACTATTCAATTTTGATAGTCAACGTAATTACGATTTAAACTTGTATGACGGACCTCGAAGTCACACTGAATTTAAAGTTTCACCAAGCGGTTATATTTCTGCAGGTTATGGTATGACTGAAGACACTAAATATTTTGGTCCAACAGTATATCCATTTAATGAAGTACTACTTGCGCCATTGTTTAGGAAGGGTATTCGATACAATCAAACCGTTGATCTTAAGTCGACTAGAGATTTACTTCCTAACGAAAGTATCAATACTGTTGAAGGTATGACGATGGCGGTATTTGCTGATGGTATTGAGTGGAAGCTTCTTGTTGAGTGGGATAACGCATACACAGTGCAAGGCGACCAAGACTACGGTGATAGTATGGACTTCCAAGCATGGTTTGATATCGAACACAGCTATAAGGCTGGCGCTTATGAAGTAATGTTCGCTTACGATAACCTAGATATGTTACCTCCTTTGGATAACTTCCAACGTAATGATGCGATTGGTATGCAAGGTCTTGACTCTGATAGACACTTCTTTGGCTTAATTAACCCGCCAAGAAGAGAGTTTTTTGCTTACAACAATATTGAAGAAGTTTTATATGACGATTTGGTTGTGTGTTATGACTACTATGGTCCAGATTACAGTGAAAGTTCATTTATCTTCTGGGTTCGAGTTGATGATGATACCGCCGGTAAAGATCTCAATATTGAAATTGAAAAGCAAATTGCTTCGTCAACCGTTATTACTGATTACACTATTTCGGTACCTAGCCAAATTACCATTGCTGACTTTAATCAAGTGATTGTAGAGCAGGGCAGTACTGTGACTATGCCGGTTTACTATGCAGATTCTAACCTAACAGCAAATAGCGTGAATGCGTATGCAGATCACTTAAATGTTTCTGTTGACGGTAATGAACCAGGAGCAATGTTAACGATTGATGCTGCTTGTAGTTTCACTGGTGACACAACCGTTACTGTCGAAATCGCCGATATGCATAACAACAGCGATGTCGCGACAAAAGATATTGATGTTAGGGTTATTGCAAAATCAGGTTACAGCGCTGACGAATGCAGTACCTTAAGACCTGATG